The genomic region GCGCCGGGCCAACATGTCGGCCATATCACCCTCTACCTGCGCGAAGCGGGCGGGCGTATCGAGGGCCGCGTTTCGACGCCCGACGGGAAGAGTCCGCAAGGCGCCCTTGTGTGGACCGGTTCGACCGCGAATCCCGTGGCGGGCATGTTGCCCGGCATGGAGGGAGGCGGCCCGGGCAACGGCATGCAGGTCGGCGCGGACGGATCGTTCGCATTCACCAACCTTGCGGCGGACACCTATCAGATTCATGCCCGGCTGGAAGGATACGCCCAGGCGCAAACGCCTCCCATCGCGCTGGCCGAAGGACAACAAATCACCGGTGTCACGATCGCGCTGGGCTACGGCAACGCGCTTCAGGGCACCGTTCAATTCAACGGTTACCTCGAACCGGGTGCGTTTGTCGGCGTCGCCGGCAACGGCGTGTCGGAGATTACCTCGACCGACGCCCAGGGCCGGTACCGTTTTGAGCGGCTGCCCGCCGGCATCTATCTTGGGACGGCCATGTCGCTTTCGGCAGGCGGCCCCATCATGGGGTTCTTCTCGCCGCTTCACGGGAGGATTGAAATCGTGGAAGGACAACCCACGGTCTTCAATTTCGGCGAACCCACGAATACCGCGCTCGAAGGCCGCTGCGTGCCCCCGCCGCCCGGCGGCTACCTGGGGTATGCGATTCTCCAGCAACCCGGCGCGCCGCCCGTCTCGCTCAACGTCGCGAATCCACTGGCATGGTTCCAGGATCAGGCCGGTCCGTGGCAATATGTGATGGGCATGGCGCCGGTCGCGTCGAACGGCTATTTCCGCATTGACAATCTCGTCGGAGGCCAGTACCAACTCGACGTGTTCATGAGCAATCTCGGCGAGGTCATGCTGGGCAACATGCGCCAGGTGTTCCACGGCATGGTGGACATCGCCGACGGGCAAGTCGTGAACATGAATGTCGAGATCGCCAATCCGGAACGGGCACAGGGCGCGCCGCAATGAAGGATATTACATGTCGTTGACAGCCATTTCATTGAACGATGTACACGTTTCCTACGGCGACCTGAACGTGCTTCAGGGGATGACGTTCGACGTGGCGGCGGACGGTTCGACGGGGCGCGCCGTGGGTCTTCTGGGACCGAACGGCGCCGGCAAGAGCACCCTGCTCAAAACCCTGCTGGGGTTCCTGCGGCCCCGGAAAGGTTCGGCCGCCCTGTTCGGCCTGCCGATGCCCGAACGCGCGCTCGAAGCCCGACAGCGGCTCGGTTATATGCCCGAACGGGACATCGTGTCCCCGAAAGTGAGCGCGGTCTCGCTGTTGACGCATTGCGGATCGTTGTCGGGCATGTCGCGTGTGGACGCCATGGAACGCGCCCACGAGGTGCTCAACTACGTGGGTTTCGGCGAAAACCGCTACCGAAAAATGGAAACCTACTCGACCGGCATGTGCCAGCGCGTCAAATTCGCCCAGGCGCTCATCCACGATCCGAAATTGCTTCTGCTCGACGAACCCACAAACGGTCTTGATCCCGAAGGCCGCATCGAAATGCTCGACCTCGTCCGCGAACTCGCCCACAAACGCAAGGTCATTGTGCTGTTGTCGTCGCACCTGTTGCCGGATGTCGAGTACGTCTGCGACCGGATCGTCGTCATGGCGCGCGGACGGGTCGCCATTGACGATACGATCGATCGGATTACCGCGCAGCGCGAAGGGCTTTACGAAGTGCGTGTGCGCGACAACCGCGAGGCCTTCATGGCCGCGCTCGAATCCGCGGGCTGCACCTGGCGCGACGAACACTCCGGCAACCTGCTGGTCGAAACCCCGCCCGCCACGAGCGTCCGGCTGTTCTTCGAGATCGCCAAGGCGCAACAGACCCAGATTCGCCACCTGCGGCCGGTGCGCCAAAGCCTGGAAGAAGCCTTCCTGCAGGCCATATCCGCCAACGATCCCGCGGCGGATCGCTGACATCCCGCGCAACCGGACTGCCCTACGCATAGCGCGCGGCGACGGCCAACCCCGTCGCGACGCTCGTGAACGTGTCGCGCTGGATGATGCGTTTGGCCCCGTAGCGCGATTCAAGCATCTGACGCACGGCGGGAACAAGGCACGTGCCACCGGTCGTCAGCACATAGTCAATGTCGCCGGGCGCAATCCCGGCGGTTTGTTCCGCCTCCTCGATGCTTTCGAGCATGGCGTCGAGATCGTGCCCGATGATATGGGCGAATTCGACCTGCTCAAGTCGTTCACGGATTTGGATGACCTCGCGCGCGATGACGATATCGGTTTCGGTGACGGACGATAGCCGTTTCTTGGCGGCCTCGGCTTCGCGCGCCACGAGATAACCGTAATTGCGTTGGACAAGATATCGAAGCGCGCGGATCGCTTCCGGTTGATCCGAACTCATTTCGACGGCGGTAAGCCAGTTGAGCGTTTCCTCCGTGTTGAGCTTGTAGAGGTTTTGCCAGTCGAGGATATGGTTGAACAGGAACTGCGGGATGGGAAGATTCGACGGACCGTAGCGCGACTGGCTTCCAAAACGCGGAAAAAGCTTGGCCTGAACGATTTCGCGATCGATCGCGTCGCCCGCCACCGGCACACCGGCCACCCCGAGGATGCGGCTTCCCGCCACGCGTTCCATGGCGTTTCCCCCGGCGCCGAACGTCATGACGCATACGTCGCAGGTGCCGCCGCCGATGTCCACTACCATGAGCGTCAGATCGCGGTCGGTGGTGACGGCGTATTCCAGACAGGCCGCGACCGGTTCATAGAAGAAAATCACTTCCTCGAAGCCCGACAGGCCCGCCGCGACGCGCAACCGGCGTTCGGCAACGGCATCCTCGCCGGGATTGGCGCTGAATCGCACCGGACGGCCCATGACGACCTTGACGACAGGCGCGCCCGTTTCCGCCTCGATGGACTGTTTGATGCGCCGGAGGATCATGGCCACGAGTTCTTCGATCTGGTAGGTCTGGCCGAAGACCTCGGTGCCGCGAAACGCGCGGTAACGCAGAAGGCTCTTGAGCGACTGGAACAGCCGACCCGGCGAATTCACCTCCACTGTGGCCGACACACGGACACCTTCCGTCACGCGCGGCTCCATCAATTCGATCGGGCGATATCCCTCGCTCTTGTCCGGTTCCGACGCGACATAGGCCTCGATCGCCGTGTTCAGATCCACCTGTTCCAGCCGGACCTCGCGATCCACATTGCGTTCGATGAAGGCGTCGGCGGCCGCGCGCCCGACGATCTGCTCGCCCTCGCGCGACAAGTACAACAGCGACGGCAGCGATTGCGGCGCGTCGTTCAGGCGATCCAGTTCAAGCACCCACGTTCGTTCGCCGTCCGAGATCGCCGCGCTGGAATTGGTCGTGCCGAAATCTATCCCGCAATACAACTTGCTCACACGTAACACCTCGGTGTTTTCCCCGCGCATCCGGCCATGCGGCGCGCCAAAACAGCGAAGTATAGCACGCGTGCCGATAAAACCAAAAACGCGCTGGGATCAGGTGAGGCGATCCTATTGTTTGGATTTTGACCGGTCGAAACGGTAGTTGCGCTTGGGGGTGGGAGCGGACCGATCTTTTGGTTTGGATTGTTCGTTTTGCGGGGGCACGAATTCGAGTGTTGGAGGGGTGTCCGCCTTGGGTTGTTGCAATTCTTGCGGTATGACGATCGGGGCCCTAGACTGTTTCGGCGGGACGCCCCGCATGGGGGCACTGGATTCGGTTGAGGGCATGTCTGTTTCCGCGGGCACGGAGGCATTGTCGGATTGGTTTTGCTGATTCATGGCGGCCCCGGTTTCAGACCGGAAGGGTTCGCCTGGGGAAGCGCCGGACGTCTCGCCGGGAATCACAAGCCGCGAGGCGCGGAATTCCGCGGGGCCGAGAATCGCGTAAACGGCGGGTCCCTGTTCGTCGTCTGCCGTAAAGGTTCGCGATTCGGCGTCCAGCGTTTGCGCGGGCAAACGCACCCAGTCGCGCCGCGTATCGCAGGCGTGGACGGCAAGGGATGGAAGGTTTTCGCGCGCGCACAGCACGGCGGACACCGGAATTTCGAGCCGGATGTGAACAGGGGCGGCTTTGGGCGCTTTTTCGATTTCCATGTATACGGTGAAAGGCACAAGACCCTCGGGCGGGGGCGCGGGCGGTTCCGACAAGGCGTTCAGGCGCGCCTCGACGGGCGCTTCCGATGTAAGGATAATCTGGCCGCCGGTTCCCTTGGGGCGTAGACATAGGGACCGGCCCCGGGCGCTTGTCGCATGGCGCTGGACGTCTTCGAGGGCAAACCGCGTGACCTTGAAACGACGTTCCGCCATCAGGTCGAGTTGATCGGCGAAATGCGGGGATTTCGGATCCTCCGAACTTCCAAACGGGACCATCGAGACGGCCGATGTTTTCTCGCCGAACGAGACGGCCATCGCAAAGCCGTAGCCGTAGGTCACGCGCCACTTTTTCGCGTCGAAAGCCGTGTCGGACGCAACCATAATCGGTTCGCCGCTCGTGGCGCCCGCAAGTCCCGCCTCGCGTGCGCCGCGGGTGAGGGTGTGGACGCTGCCCCAGGGCACTGACACGGAATCGAATTCGTTCCGCATCATGCGGGCGGCGTCGAGCGCCGCGCTCATGATCGCATCCTGAAACGGTTCGCTGTTTTCCTGGAACGCAATCATCAGGGCGTCGTCCGCTTGCCACGGGGCGCTCATGCCCATGCCGTTCATCGGCTGGACATGGCGGCGCAGCGACGTCCACCATGCATGGTAGAACGTCATGCCCGTGCTGGCGGTGTCCGAAAGTCCGTTCCACGAACGCAGGAGATCGATCCCCGCGGCGAGATCCGGGTGGGCGTCGTTCACAAAATCGGCGCGTTGATCCGCGAGTTGAATCAAGCGCTGCACCGCGCCGCCCGCGCCCGGCACGACCACATCGTAGAGCATGGCCTGGCAATCGCGAAACGATCGTTTTCCCATGGCCAGCAGTCGCCGCACTCGTTGGGCGCGCAGGGAGTCGCGGTCGCGCGAAAACCAGCCCGGCAACCGAGCCGGATCGAGACCCGTGCCGTCTGTGACCGCCCAAGGCGGCGTGCCGCAGGCTTGCAGATAACCCGAAGGCGGATTGGCGAGCGACGGCAGCGCATCGGGGGGGATGATGCCCTGCCAGCGAAAGAGCGGATTGGCGCCGTCCAGGGGGGCTGTCCAGTCAATGAGGGCCGGTTCGCGTTGTTTCGATGCCGGCGGCCGTTCGGGCGGGGCGAGATTGGGCATGCCGGGTTCGGGTTCCTTCGGGGGCGCGGGCGGTTCGGGCGGAGGGCCGTCTGCAACGGGCTTGTCGCCCATTTTGGCATTGTAACGATAAAAGATGTTTCCCTCCCGGTCCGCGTACACGATGTGGAAACACGGCAACTGGTGCATGGCCAGCGCCGCCAGAAACGCGTCGAGATTCTGCGCGTGCGCCATTTCCATCAACTGGGCGATTGCGCCGAAATCCTCGTATCCGCCGACCAGATAGCCGCAGGGATGGCCTTTGTCCGAACCGACGATCGGACCGTGCGGGCCGGTCATGCACGACACGCTGCGCATGTCCGCGCCATGGGGAGTATGCACATAATAGGGACGGGCCGTGGCGATCATCAATTCCTGCAGGAGCCGTTCCTCGTCCGGCAGCGGCGGCAGGTTGAGGATGCGCGGATCGCGTTTCTGCATGCCGAACGATTCGACATACACGTCGGCGAAATCCGGCTGATTGGGCGTCAACGCCCAGCCCAACACCTCGTTGTGTCCCTGAAGGATTACCGGCAACCCGAACAGCGTCGCGCCCGCCATGTTGATTCCGGGGCAATTCAGGTGCGCCTCGTACCATCGGAACGGGCTGTCGTAATGCGTGTGCGGATTGATCGCCAGCAACGTCTCGCCCGATTCCGTTTTGGACGGCGCGATGGCCCATGCGTTTCCCGACAGGGAAGGCGGATCGCGCCGCCAGACATTGGGTAGATCAAACGGCGCGAAACTCATCAGGTAACAGTGCAACAGGGCCAAGGGATCGTGCGGCCGCACGCCGTCGCACCAGACCGGCACGCGATCCGGATGTTCGACGATCCACGCGTTCGCGCCCACGGCAAATCCTTCGCACAGATCGATCGTCAACGGATCGAGCGAGGCCAGCGCGCGTTGCGCCTGATCCGCATGCGCCATCTTCAGCGCGAACTCGTCGGACGGCGCCAAGGCCTCGCCCAGAACCTCGGCCGCGCGTCCGCCGGCCACCCGGTACGCCATGAGCATCGCTTCGAGGTGATCTTCCGCCTGGGCGTATCCGAAGGCGAACGCCATGGCGCGCGGCGAGTCGCCGTAAACGTGCGGAACACCCCATTCGTCCCGGTAGACGGATGCCTGCGCCCATAACGACGCCGTGTCGCCGCTGTATTGCGCGAACGCCGCGCCGAGCCACAACGACAGCGCAAGGCAAAACCCACACGCGCGAAAAAGCCGTTTGGCCGACGCGAACGACACTCCCTGCTGCGCTTGAAGCCGACACCACAACATGGCGTTTATTGTACGCATGCGGGATGACGCATGTGAAATTATGATTTCGGGAAATTGGCCGGATGAATACCGTGTGCTATAATCCGCCCGCTTTGCCGAACTGAAAAGAAGACGTTGACGATGGCATCGATTATGACGGGAAAAGTGTACGATTTGTACGGATTCGGGATCGCCGCCGTGGACGATCTCATCGAAATCGCCCATTTTCCGCAGCCGGGCACGAAGGCCGAGGTGCTTGGACGCCGCCGCCAGGGGGGCGGACTTTGCGCCACGGCGCTTGTTGCGGCGGCCCGTATGGGCGCCAAGTGCATGTACGGGGGCTTCTTGGGCCGGAACGAACTGTCGGATTTTACCCGGGCGGTCTTGCACAACGAAGGCATCGGCACGCCGGAAGACATTCCGTATCCGGACGCCGAGCCGTTTCATTCGACCATTCTCGTGGATCGCGCAACGGGCGAGCGCACCATCCTGTATTCACGGGAAAAGGTGGTCGCGCCGTGGGCCCGCGACGTCCGCGCCGATCTAATTGCCGCCAGCCGGGCGCTGTTCGTGGACCATTTTGCGCCCGAAGCGACCGCCCATGCCTGCAAAATTGCCCGGCGGTTCGGCATTCCCGTCATTGCGGATATCGAAAACGTCAACGAGGCCGGGGTGCGCGAGGTCGTCGCCTTGGCGGACCACCTGATCATCCCCATCCGGCTGGCCATCGAACTGACCGGCGCGGGCGACATCGAGTCCGTGGTGTTTGCCCTCTCGCAGCAGCGCGCATGCACGGCCGTGACGGACGGCGCCCGCGGTTGCTGGTATCTCGAAGGCGGCAAGGACATGCGCGTCCGGCATCAGCCGGCGTTCACGGTCGAGGTGGTGGACACAACCGGCTGCGGCGACGTGTTCCACGGCGCTTACGCCGCCGCCCTCCTGTCCGGAAGCGCCATTCCCGATGCCATCCGCTTCGCCGCGGCCGCCGCCGCGATCAAGGCTACGCAGCTCGGCGGCCAGCAGGGCATTCCCGACCGCGCCGCCGTCGAGTTTCTCCTACGGGATCACTGATTCCCGGAAAGGGCGACGAGTATCGGGCCGGAATCATTGCAGGCGCACAATCGCCGCCGACCACCCTTCCGGAATCCGAATCTCGCTGAATCGGTTTCCATCCCGTTCGACGGTCGGCACGACAAAATCCGCCTGTTCGCGGCCCGTGTCGTCGAAGACGTGCGTCTCGTGATGCGAGGCATCGCCCCAACCGTAGCAGCCGCTTTTCTTGGTGACGATCCGTTCTTGCCCAATGATGTATCCCTCATGCAACTCGATGGGGGTAATCGGAAACATGTATTGCGTCAGGTGCGGATGCGTCGGGATCACGGTCACGTCGCCGTACCAATGGTAGACGCACCCGTAATCGAGCGCGGCCAGCATCACGGCATACGCATCCGCCTCATTCCGTTCGGTCAGGTGATCGCCGAGCGCAATCGGCGAGTGCAGATGCGCCTGCGTGCAATGCGTGATACTGCCGGTTTCCACAAAGCAGGGAAAACGAAGCGCCGCCATCGCGCGCGTGACCGGCGGCCCATTGCCGACCAGCGGTCCGCGTTGCAGGATGCGTTTGGCCAGCGCCACGCGCCACGATTCCGACAGCAACGTGACCGACGACTTGAGGCCGCCCAGGGTAAACTTCACCGGATCGATATCGCCGGAACAGCCGTCCCACGGATCGCCGTAATGGTAATGCCAGCGGCTGTACTCGTGCTCGTCCCAATAAACACCCTCGGCGCCGATCTCGTCGAAGATGATGTCAATGTTCTTTGCGATGGCGGCGCCGTAACGATTCGTCTCCGTGGGAATGAAGATACGATCGTGCGGTTTGCCGTAATCGGCCTGACGGCCGTCGGGCCGCAACAGGCGCGCGTCCGCGTAACGTTCCGGCGCCTCGTCGAGCACATCAATGAAACAATGAAAATACACGAGGCACTGGGTGCCCGGCGCCAGGGAACGCCAGCGGTTGAAGGAAGCCGTGTAATTGTCGTGCGGGACCTCCTGGAACGACGTGCCGTGCGTGTACTGCCCTTTGTAACGCGGATAGTCAATCGAGGCGCACGCCCACCGCGCGCTCTTGAAGCGTAGGAAGTGGGCGATCTGTTCATCGGACCATGCATCCGTCAACGGGCCGGAACGCAGGAAGGCAAACCCGCCTTCGATCGTGAAATTCGCATCCAGCAGACGGCGCACGGCGTTCAGAAATGTCCAGTAGTCCGGCGCGGCCGCGGGGATGATCGCCCATTCCGCCGTGTACGTCGCGCCCGGCCGCAAGACGAGATTGTTGTCCGCGATGCCCGCATGGCCGGAGGCCGCGAAATTCGCGATATGAACGCGGAACACGTCATCGAGGGGCAGCAGTCCGATGCCTTGTTTTTCCGTTGCGGCGAAGGTCGTGGGATTGGAGGGATCCCCGCGCGAACCGCTTCCCGCGCTCTGTTCGAGTCCCGAAAGCCACACCTTGCGAAGCCGTTCGCCCAAGACGAGTTGATGGCGGTGGATCAAGGGCAGTTGTTCGTTCGTCCGGTTCGTCCAGGTGTCGCGCACGACCAGGGCCTCGGGACGCCGTTCGATCGCGCGTTGATGATCGAAAAATGCGCACGCGGTATGTGCCCACGTGGACACAGGCATCGAGAATTGGCTTTCGATCCGGAAGATTTCATCGTTGAGCTTGACCTCGATAACGGCATCGGGCTTTTCCTCGACTTCGTAGGCGACGGCCGCCACGGACGGTTCGATAAACGGCAATTCACCCGTGGGCGGACCGGCCTTGGCCTTGGCGGCCGGTGGCGGAATGCGGAACGAGACGCGGCCGTTCGCGGCGATCAACGGATTCTTCACCGAGGCCGCCGCGACGTTTTCGAGGATCAGCGTATTCTCGCCGGCGTAAACGAGCCCGGTGACGTCCCATTCGAACGAACAGGCCCTGATTCCGTCAAGCAGGCCGTAGTGCGGGTCGGCGTCTACGCTCGTGTAATCCGGCGCGTAGAACACGTTGAACACGTTGCCGCCGCCCGTGGAATACACGTCGCCTCCGCGCGACTTGACGCGGGCCGGCTTGTTGGCCAGCATCGCCATCGTCACCGGCTTGTCGTTCAGCGTCAGCCGCAGAGCGGATGTAAAACCGGCCGGACGTTCCGTGTGAAGCCGTGCGTCGAAGGCAAGGACCGCCTGTTTGCCTTCCGGGGCCGGTTTCATGGTAAACGTAAATATCTGTTTGCCGCCTTGTTCGAGTTGAAGCGCATCGAAAACGATCGTGGGCGATTCGGATGCCGGCACGGTTCCATCCGTTCTCGCCAGCACGGCGGCGCGCAGACGCGATCGCGTATGCCCCCATTTCCCGGACGAAGTCGTCATAAGCGATTCTTGCCGCGCATCCGGCCCGTCCGTATCCGAGATTCCCGCCTCGATCCGCAGCGGCGTGCCTTCTGCCGGTTTAGCGACGCCCAGCACGTTCCACGGAATCGCCGCCTCCAACGCATATCCCGCCGCCGTGGGTTTCGCGGCCACCGCAATTTCCGAGACGGACGTCCCGTGAGGACGGTAGATGAATGCCTCGGGCGGACAATCAATCAGCGGATCGCCCGAGTTGAAGAAGTTGCCAGGACTTAGCGCTATCTGGAATTGCCCGTCGCCGAACGCATCGCGCGCGGGATCCAAGTCCGGTTGCGCATCTACATAGAGTTCAACGTGATCGCCCTGCCAGATCGTATCGCCGCGCCGCGTCTGGCGAAGGTTGTCGTCCGTCACTTCCGCAGCCACGAAGAGGCATTCCGCACGCCACGCCAAATGGACAATGCCGCTGAGATCCGCGGGCGATTGCCAACCGCCCGAACCCCAAACGACCTGCTCCGGTTTATCAATAACCATCGCATTCGGCATCGTCGTCCATTCGTCCAAAACGCCATCCACGGCGATCGGCGGATCCGGACGCAGGGGAATGGCGATGGCCGATGGAGTCTCAGCGACATGAACAATCGCCAGCATGAAGATCGCAATTCCAACATTCATGGCATGCCTCCTTGCCGGATTGATGACGGCCAGACGCTTTGTTCCTTGGACTGGATAACGGGCTAAAACAGGATAGAGCGTTCTGGCCGGCTATCCCGCGCAATCCAACGCCTCGTCCACCATCGCCAGGTAGTTTTCGACGGGAATGTAACTCGGAATCGAATTTCCGGAACCGATTGCATACCGTCCGCGCGCGCCGCAGGTTTCGATGAGATGCCGCGTATGGGCGCGTACGGCTTCGGGCGCGTCCTGCGACAGGCGGTTGATGTCAACGCCGCCAAGGACGCCGATGCGATCGCCGTATCGCGCATGGAAGTCTTCGACCGGCATGATGACGTCCTCGAACGAGTGCTTCGCGTCAATGCCGACATCGGTGATAAGGTCGTCCATGATGGCCATGACGTGCCCGCACGAATGCAGAAAGAAGGGGAGGCCGTTTTCATGCGCGATCGCCGCGAACTGTTTGTGCCACGGAAGGCAATACCGGCGCAGCGCATCGGGCGGAATGAGCGTCTGCGTGCGGAAGCCCATGTCGTCGCCCTGGAACAGCGCGATGATGTTCGGTAGCGCGATAAGCCTTTTGTAGTAGCCGATCAGGAGTTCGCCGGTGCGTTCCGCGACCGCCTGCACCAGATCCGGCGCCTCGCACAATGCCATGCACAGCCCCTCCAGCGACATGAGCCGCGAAAGGTGTTCGAAATGGCCGCCGCCGTGGCAGGTGATCAGCCCCATGCCGTCCGGCAGATGCGTGGCGATGTATTCGAGCGGGAATAGATCCGCGTCTTCGGCTTTCGGCCACGGATACCGCTCGAATTCTTCCCAGTTCGTAATCGCGCCGCGGTGTTCCTCCGCCCAATAGCGCTGTTTGTCAACGCCCGGGGCCGTATCGGCCGCCGCGAGAGAAGCCGTCTGGAACGGCATGCCCGTCTCGAACCGCACGAAGTCGTACCCGAGCCGATGCCAGCACGCGATGAAATTGTCCCAATACGCCGCCTGCGATGCGCGGTCCGGGCCCTGTTCGACCCACTCGCGGCCCAGCAGTTCTGTCACGATGCGCCGCTGTACCGATTCGTCCACGATGTACTCGACCAGCGGCACGCGGCGGTTCGATCGCCCCATGACGATGTCAATGAATTCCCCCGCATTCGGCGATGGTTTTTTCAAGGGCAAATGCTTCAGCATGGTCATTTCAGTTCCTTGTTCGGAAAATCGCCTGCGCTCTTTGGCTTCTCCTTCTCGCGCCTTTTCGAAAAGGCATCCGACCGCCACTCTGTTCGTGCGCGTAATCGTGCGCATCCACACGATAGTTTCTTTGTCCGCAACTTCTGTGCATGGTACACAGAAGTTGCGGACAAAGAAATCATATCCTTGATTGAGGCATTGCAGCTAAGCCGCGTTAGGAGATTTCCGTCTGTTGCTCGATTACGAGGACGATTATGAACACGAACACGAGACAACCGCTCGCCTCCGGTCGTTGCTTTAGTTTAGCATATCCGGCATGATGCAGGGGAAACCCGTCTCTTGGAACCACAGGAGATTCTCCATGAAACACGTATTGTGTGCGCTGGCCATTCTGGCGGCGATTCTCGCTGCGCCATGCTCGGACGGGGCCGACTTGACGGCCCGGAAAGCCCCGAAAAACGGCCTGTGGATCGAAACGCTTGACCTGTCCGTCATGAATCAGGGGTTCAAGCGGCCGCAGGCCTGCAAATCGCTCATGGGATTCCCCATCGCGCTGGGCGGCGTCCAGTATCCGCACGGCATTGGCACGCACGCCGTCAGCGAGTTTTTGATCGATCTCAAGGGGGCGGCGGTGCGTTTCGACGCGATGGCCGGCGTGGACGACGAGACCCGCGGGCAGGGCTCGGTCGCGTTTGAAGTGTGGGTTGACGATCGCAAGGTCTCGGAAACCGGCCTCATGCGCGCGGGTGACAAGCCGAGGGAAATCTCCGTGGATCTCACGGGCGCTCGGTATCTTCTGCTCATGGTGTGCGACGGCGGCGACGGCACGAAACTCGATCATGCGGACTGGGCAGGGGCGTTGCTGACGCTGATGCCCGGCGCGAAGGAAAAACCCGTCTCCATCGGCATCGGTTCGGAACCCCCGCCGCCCATCGCATCCAGCATGAATCCGGAACCGGCCATTCACGGGCCGCGCATCACCGGCGCGACGCCGGGGCGGCCGTTTCTGTTCCTGATTCCCGCGACGGGCGAAGGGCCGCTGACGTTCGAGGCGCGGGACCTTCCCGCCGGTCTCGTCCTCGACTCGACGACAGGCATCATCACGGGCGCGCTGAAACAAGCGGGAAGCACGGATGTCCTGTTGACGGCGTCCGGGCCAAAGGGAAAGGCCTCGCGAACGCTGACCATCGCCGGCGGCGAAAACATGCTGGCCTTGACCCCGCCCCTCGGCTGGAATTCATGGAACGTCTGGGGCGTGGTCGTGGACGACGAGAAAGTCCGCGCCGCCGCCGATGCGCTGGTATCGAGCGGACTCGCCGCGCACGGTTTCCAATACGTAAACATTGACGATTCCTGGGAAGGCGACCGCGATGCAAAAGGTGTCATTCAGACCAACAAGCGTTTTCCGGACATGGCCGCCCTCGCGGACTATGTCCACGCGAAGGGTCTGAAACTCGGTATCTACTCGTCGCCGGGACCGAAAACCTGCGCCGGTTACACGGGCAGCTACCGGCATGAACAGCAGGATGCCGACACCTATGCGGCATGGGGGATTGACTATCTCAAGTACGACTGGTGCAGCTACCGCGACATCGCGAAGAGCGCCGAACCGGAGGAACTCAAAAAGCCTTATCGCCTCATGCGCGAAGCCTTGAACCGCTGCGGCCGCGACATCGTCTTCAGTATTTGCCAGTATGGAATGGGGGAGGTCTGGACATGGGGCGCGGAGGTAGGCGGCAATCTGTGGAGAACCACCTA from Candidatus Hydrogenedentota bacterium harbors:
- a CDS encoding sugar-binding protein produces the protein MNVGIAIFMLAIVHVAETPSAIAIPLRPDPPIAVDGVLDEWTTMPNAMVIDKPEQVVWGSGGWQSPADLSGIVHLAWRAECLFVAAEVTDDNLRQTRRGDTIWQGDHVELYVDAQPDLDPARDAFGDGQFQIALSPGNFFNSGDPLIDCPPEAFIYRPHGTSVSEIAVAAKPTAAGYALEAAIPWNVLGVAKPAEGTPLRIEAGISDTDGPDARQESLMTTSSGKWGHTRSRLRAAVLARTDGTVPASESPTIVFDALQLEQGGKQIFTFTMKPAPEGKQAVLAFDARLHTERPAGFTSALRLTLNDKPVTMAMLANKPARVKSRGGDVYSTGGGNVFNVFYAPDYTSVDADPHYGLLDGIRACSFEWDVTGLVYAGENTLILENVAAASVKNPLIAANGRVSFRIPPPAAKAKAGPPTGELPFIEPSVAAVAYEVEEKPDAVIEVKLNDEIFRIESQFSMPVSTWAHTACAFFDHQRAIERRPEALVVRDTWTNRTNEQLPLIHRHQLVLGERLRKVWLSGLEQSAGSGSRGDPSNPTTFAATEKQGIGLLPLDDVFRVHIANFAASGHAGIADNNLVLRPGATYTAEWAIIPAAAPDYWTFLNAVRRLLDANFTIEGGFAFLRSGPLTDAWSDEQIAHFLRFKSARWACASIDYPRYKGQYTHGTSFQEVPHDNYTASFNRWRSLAPGTQCLVYFHCFIDVLDEAPERYADARLLRPDGRQADYGKPHDRIFIPTETNRYGAAIAKNIDIIFDEIGAEGVYWDEHEYSRWHYHYGDPWDGCSGDIDPVKFTLGGLKSSVTLLSESWRVALAKRILQRGPLVGNGPPVTRAMAALRFPCFVETGSITHCTQAHLHSPIALGDHLTERNEADAYAVMLAALDYGCVYHWYGDVTVIPTHPHLTQYMFPITPIELHEGYIIGQERIVTKKSGCYGWGDASHHETHVFDDTGREQADFVVPTVERDGNRFSEIRIPEGWSAAIVRLQ
- a CDS encoding uroporphyrinogen decarboxylase family protein gives rise to the protein MLKHLPLKKPSPNAGEFIDIVMGRSNRRVPLVEYIVDESVQRRIVTELLGREWVEQGPDRASQAAYWDNFIACWHRLGYDFVRFETGMPFQTASLAAADTAPGVDKQRYWAEEHRGAITNWEEFERYPWPKAEDADLFPLEYIATHLPDGMGLITCHGGGHFEHLSRLMSLEGLCMALCEAPDLVQAVAERTGELLIGYYKRLIALPNIIALFQGDDMGFRTQTLIPPDALRRYCLPWHKQFAAIAHENGLPFFLHSCGHVMAIMDDLITDVGIDAKHSFEDVIMPVEDFHARYGDRIGVLGGVDINRLSQDAPEAVRAHTRHLIETCGARGRYAIGSGNSIPSYIPVENYLAMVDEALDCAG
- a CDS encoding NPCBM/NEW2 domain-containing protein is translated as MKHVLCALAILAAILAAPCSDGADLTARKAPKNGLWIETLDLSVMNQGFKRPQACKSLMGFPIALGGVQYPHGIGTHAVSEFLIDLKGAAVRFDAMAGVDDETRGQGSVAFEVWVDDRKVSETGLMRAGDKPREISVDLTGARYLLLMVCDGGDGTKLDHADWAGALLTLMPGAKEKPVSIGIGSEPPPPIASSMNPEPAIHGPRITGATPGRPFLFLIPATGEGPLTFEARDLPAGLVLDSTTGIITGALKQAGSTDVLLTASGPKGKASRTLTIAGGENMLALTPPLGWNSWNVWGVVVDDEKVRAAADALVSSGLAAHGFQYVNIDDSWEGDRDAKGVIQTNKRFPDMAALADYVHAKGLKLGIYSSPGPKTCAGYTGSYRHEQQDADTYAAWGIDYLKYDWCSYRDIAKSAEPEELKKPYRLMREALNRCGRDIVFSICQYGMGEVWTWGAEVGGNLWRTTYDIGDTWESVSAIGFAQSDKAPYAGPGHWNDPDMLVVGKVGWGPNVAPTRLAPNAQITHITLWCMLAAPLLIGCDLVQLDDFTRALLTNDEVLDVDQDPLGQAATRRRQEGACEVWARPLFDGTTAVALFNRGPIRRPVTASWDDVGVKGRQPVRDLWRQKDWPPAEGSITAEVPGRGAVLLKIGKVR